A stretch of DNA from Thermococcus sp. Bubb.Bath:
GGTCATTGAACTCCGCCAGAGCAATTCCGCCTTTTATCGTCCCTTCGAGCGTTATGACCGCTATGGCGTCCTTCGGGATGAGGGAAGCAGCTTCCTCGACCTTTTTCCTGAGCTCGGCCTTGCTCTCTCCCTCGACCCTGACGGAGTAGAAAGGCCTCGCATCGACCTCAACGAACTCCGGCTGGAAGTCCTCCACGATGTAGAAGCCCTTCGGGCCATCGCGGTTGGCTGTGACCTTGGGCTTTTTGTCCCTGAGTGAGTAGCGAATTATATGACTAGCCTCTCTAACCTCCGTCCTCTCCAGTGAGCCAGGGTAGACTATCGGCCCGCTCAAGCCCGTCTGGGAAGGGTCGGCGATTCTGCGGACGTGGATGTGGCCGAGGGCGTAGTATGAGAAACCATCGGGGAGCTCGCTCAGCTTCAGGTCGAAGGCGTCCTGGTAGGGGGTATCCTTGGCGAGGTAGTCAACCGCCTGGTGGAGCATCAGGATCCCCTTCCTGCCCTTGAAGAGCGCCTTGAGGACATTTACGGCTCCATCGTTCCTTATGAGCTGCCAGCGCGTGTGGTGCCTCAGCCCGTGTATCTCAAGGTCTCCAACCTGGCCCCAGACGAGGTAACGGTTTTCGGACAGCTTCTTGCTCCTGATGAACTCTCCTTTACCCGGCTCCTTTCTCAGGCCAACGGTGTGGAGGAGCCCAAGGTGTTCGAGCAGGTCGAAGACGGAGGTTTCCCTAATGGTCTTGTCGTGGTTGCCCTCTATCGCGAAGACGGGGATGCCCCTCTTCTTCGGGAGCTCCAGAACCTCTATCGCGTCACGTATCGTCTTCGGCGAGGGTCTGCTCACGTGAAAGAGGTCTCCGGCGATGAGTATGAAGTCAACCCTCTCCTTTACCGCCCTCTCAATCGCCTCACGGAAGACTTTGAGGTAGTCGTAATACCTGAAGGGCTGGTTGAACTGCTCCCTGCCAAGGTGAACATCGGCTATATGGGCGAACTTCATAGAGACACCTCACAGCGGGAGCTCCGCTATGGCCTCCTCCTCTGTTACATCTTCCTCGTCCTCTCTCCCCTCGAGCCATTCTCCGACGATGTCGATATCCCCGCCGCCGTAGTGACCGTTCATGTCCTTCTCGAAGCTGTATATCTTCACCATCGCTGGAATCGTTATCGCGTAGCCGACTATGACCGCTTCGCCCACGCCGAGTGAGGCAATGTCGCCCAGCAGATCCTCGCTTATCTGCTCGCTCGCCTGCTGCACGTAGCGCTGGTCGTTGGGCTCAACCAGTTTGAGGATTATCTTTGTGTTCGTCTGGCTCAGTATGTCGTCGTCGAGCTTCTTCGGCCTCTGGGAGACTATACCAAGGCCAACGCCGAACTTCCTTCCCTCGCGCGCTATCTTGCCGAGCCAGAGCGTCGCCGGGTTCTTCTCTCCGCGCGGCGCAAATATGTGGGCCTCCTCAACTATAACCAGAACCGGCCTTGTGAGGGTGGGATACCCCTCGGCGACTTCCCTGACGAGGTTTCTGTCGTTGGTCCTCACTCCCTTCACGTAGTCTATCCTGTTCTTGAGGATTCCCCTGAGAACGAAGCTCGCCAAGGTTATCATCTGCTCCTCTTCCATGCCACTCAGGTCGATCACGTTCACCATTCCAGGCCTTATCTCGCCGAGAACGTCGATCGGGCTTATGAACTCGCCGAAGTTGGCCCTAAGCTCGCTCAGGTAGTCCTTCAGCCTTATCAGAGAGTCGAGATCCTTTGCCTGTAT
This window harbors:
- a CDS encoding exonuclease SbcCD subunit D, whose translation is MKFAHIADVHLGREQFNQPFRYYDYLKVFREAIERAVKERVDFILIAGDLFHVSRPSPKTIRDAIEVLELPKKRGIPVFAIEGNHDKTIRETSVFDLLEHLGLLHTVGLRKEPGKGEFIRSKKLSENRYLVWGQVGDLEIHGLRHHTRWQLIRNDGAVNVLKALFKGRKGILMLHQAVDYLAKDTPYQDAFDLKLSELPDGFSYYALGHIHVRRIADPSQTGLSGPIVYPGSLERTEVREASHIIRYSLRDKKPKVTANRDGPKGFYIVEDFQPEFVEVDARPFYSVRVEGESKAELRKKVEEAASLIPKDAIAVITLEGTIKGGIALAEFNDLLKDSGLRYYTFRSRVVGAAVVSRERLSEEELFTDWERELLLHLRVPPKEFSESLTEFISWLMERYEKDIPEGTPKKAQELHKGEKKGEPEKSREEGAERPKTKEKPAKGEKPRKTEKEKPKPTAGKEPKKPKSIPKPRNPSSLDAWLRRGRP